The Syntrophus gentianae genome contains the following window.
CGGATACCCACCGGTTGATCCGGGAATAGATTTTGAGCAACCCGTCGGCACTGATATCCCTGGTGAAAAAAACCTGGGACCGATCCTGCTCTGCCGCCAGAGCGCCGTAAAAACCGTTCAAATCGCAAACTGCCGCCGCACCAAGTGCAATGGCACTGTACTTCAGAAAACTGCGTCGCGATATTTGATGTTTCATATGATTTGCCCTTTCGGTAAGTAATTTACGTCCAAAACGGCTACTTGTCCTGCGGCATTACAACGCCGCCTGCAGCACCCTGACTATATCCTCTTTGCTCATTGGCGGGCGCCCCGGAAGGTTGCCGTTTTCGTCGTGGATGATCCGCAGGGTATCCTGGGCGTAACGCATGATCAGGGTATCGTCGATGTTCAGCTCGGACAGACGCGTGGGGCAACCGATGCTCTTGAGAAAAGCCTCAAAACGGTCGATGCCCTGAAGGGCGCAATCCAGGTCTTTTGGGCCTTTGGCCTTGAGGCCGAAAATGCGTTCGGCAAACTGCACGAACTTTTCGGCCCTGTGGCCGGCGGCAAACCGCATCCAGAAAGGATTGACCACGGCCAGGCCTGCCGCGTGGGTAATGTCATGATAGGCGGAGAGGGTATGCTCGATCATGTGCACGGGGTAGCCCCCGTTGGTGCCCGCATTCGCCCAGCCGTTGAGGGCGACAATGGATGCCCACTGAACCTGGGTGCGTGCCTCCAGATCATTACCGTCGGCAATGGCCCTGGGTCCCCACTCCATGGCGGTGAGAATGACGCCCTCGGCGAACCGGTCCTGTATGGGGGTGCCGTCAACGCCGTTGAAATACCCTTCGGTCACATGGGTGATCAGATCGCAAACCCCATAGGCCGTTTGATTCTTCGGCACGCTCATCGTTAGTTCAGGGTCCACCAATGCTGCTCTTGGATACAGGCCTTCGGCCTGGACGAAGGATTTTTCTTTCGTCTCCTCATTTGAAATAACCGCCTCCATGTTCATCTCGGACCCGGTGGCCGCCAGGGTCGGGACGGTGATGATGGGCAATGTGCGGGTGGGGATATGCGGATCGGGCTGACCGTGATAAATCATGTCCCAGGGATCGCCGTCGTAGTAAAACGCGGCGGCCATGACCTTGGACGCATCCATGGTGCTGCCTCCGCCCAGGGCAATGATCACGTCGCAGCCTTCCTCCCGGGCGATCCAGGCGCCGCGACGAACAGTGGCGATTCTCGGATTGGGCTCGACGCCGTCACATTCAGCAAAGGCAATCCCTGCAGCTTTGAGGCTGGCCACGGC
Protein-coding sequences here:
- a CDS encoding iron-containing alcohol dehydrogenase; this translates as MNFEFHNPTRLIFGAGTLSRLGEVARKHGRKALIVTGGGSVKRNGTFDRAVASLKAAGIAFAECDGVEPNPRIATVRRGAWIAREEGCDVIIALGGGSTMDASKVMAAAFYYDGDPWDMIYHGQPDPHIPTRTLPIITVPTLAATGSEMNMEAVISNEETKEKSFVQAEGLYPRAALVDPELTMSVPKNQTAYGVCDLITHVTEGYFNGVDGTPIQDRFAEGVILTAMEWGPRAIADGNDLEARTQVQWASIVALNGWANAGTNGGYPVHMIEHTLSAYHDITHAAGLAVVNPFWMRFAAGHRAEKFVQFAERIFGLKAKGPKDLDCALQGIDRFEAFLKSIGCPTRLSELNIDDTLIMRYAQDTLRIIHDENGNLPGRPPMSKEDIVRVLQAAL